The proteins below are encoded in one region of Portunus trituberculatus isolate SZX2019 chromosome 17, ASM1759143v1, whole genome shotgun sequence:
- the LOC123505045 gene encoding docking protein 4-like isoform X3, translating to MVLGSEVVKVERITLKEKEMRNAFLIGTKDQHYTFFVSTSGECDKWVEYIQKTLLEKVHVPGDTILKENTAGISVNEIYESIGNVPCQKTEFMVGSDQTTQARLGVCGNIKLVVEDESICLITPSMKMIVRWNFKEIRKFIVAQNMFSLEAGRKSSLGEGTFTFLTEEAETIRRMVDLKKEALKEKMRKTSFHPKPNTLPPPVQSHAFPQPSAQYAPRTENINTCKDTTYNSHEELMMMSYNAKRKPCTAGNVCHQQLVRPKQDGHYLTGRPIVPTRSGWSSSNSQGINSSAENDTEHVIDQGQIYSEPEIIRNAWEHHGYNDDAGDSDMYSNLEFTLKQKEAGDENHYWSGETANAPGNIRQDTQDNVKEDIYAVVDYSMKKKKK from the exons ATGGTGCTAGGCTCtgaagtggtgaaggtggagaggattacattgaaagagaaagaaatgagaaacgcTTTCTTG ATCGGCACCAAGGATCAGCATTACACATTCTTTGTCAGCACTTCCGGTGAATGTGACAAGTGGGTGGAG TATATCCAGAAGACATTGCTTGAAAAAGTACATGTTCCAGGGGATACTATATTGAAGGAAAACACTGCCGGTATTTCTGTCAATGAAATCTACGAATCTATTGGCAACG TTCCCTGTCAGAAGACTGAATTCATGGTAGGAAGTGATCAAACTACCCAAGCCAGGCTGGGAGTGTGTGGGAACATCAAACTGGTGGTAGAGGACGAGAGTATCTGCCTCATCACTCCTTCCATGAAAATGATTGTGCGATGGAATTTTAAGGAGATCCGGAAATTTATAGTGGCACAAAATATGTTCTCCTTAGAAGCTGGCAGGAAGAGCTCTTTAGGAGAAGGCACTTTCACCTTCCTCACTGAAGAG GCTGAAACTATCAGGAGGATGGTCGACTTAAAGAAGGAAGcgttgaaagagaaaatgagaaaaacaagcTTTCATCCTAAGCCAaatacattaccaccaccagtacagtCACATGCATTTCCACAACCATCAGCCCAGTATGCTCCAAGAACAGAGAATATCAATACATGCAAAGATACAACCTACAATTCTCACGAAGAGCTAATGATGATGTCCTACAATGCCAAACGAAAACCATGTACTGCTGGCAAT GTATGCCATCAGCAATTGGTACGACCCAAACAAGACGGTCACTATTTAACAGGCAGGCCAATTGTCCCTACCAGAAGTGGCTGGTCTTCATCCAACAGTCAGGGTATCAATTCATCTGCTGAAAATGACACCGAACATGTCATTGATCAAGGTCAGATCTATTCTGAaccagaaataataagaaacgcCTGGGAGCACCATGGCTACAATGATGATGCTGGAG ACTCAGACATGTACAGCAACCTGGAGTTCACCCTAAAACAAAAG GAAGCAGGAGATGAAAATCACTACTGGAGCGGTGAGACAGCAAATGCTCCTGGAAATATAAGACAGGATACACAAGACAATGTAAAAGAAGACATTTATGCAGTAGTTGATtattcaatgaaaaaaaaaaaaaaatag
- the LOC123505045 gene encoding uncharacterized protein LOC123505045 isoform X4 has product MATLSKKSGLPSNVTMGVYEGTLNLYRKGALRKYIQKTLLEKVHVPGDTILKENTAGISVNEIYESIGNVPCQKTEFMVGSDQTTQARLGVCGNIKLVVEDESICLITPSMKMIVRWNFKEIRKFIVAQNMFSLEAGRKSSLGEGTFTFLTEEAETIRRMVDLKKEALKEKMRKTSFHPKPNTLPPPVQSHAFPQPSAQYAPRTENINTCKDTTYNSHEELMMMSYNAKRKPCTAGNVCHQQLVRPKQDGHYLTGRPIVPTRSGWSSSNSQGINSSAENDTEHVIDQGQIYSEPEIIRNAWEHHGYNDDAGDSDMYSNLEFTLKQKEAGDENHYWSGETANAPGNIRQDTQDNVKEDIYAVVDYSMKKKKK; this is encoded by the exons TATATCCAGAAGACATTGCTTGAAAAAGTACATGTTCCAGGGGATACTATATTGAAGGAAAACACTGCCGGTATTTCTGTCAATGAAATCTACGAATCTATTGGCAACG TTCCCTGTCAGAAGACTGAATTCATGGTAGGAAGTGATCAAACTACCCAAGCCAGGCTGGGAGTGTGTGGGAACATCAAACTGGTGGTAGAGGACGAGAGTATCTGCCTCATCACTCCTTCCATGAAAATGATTGTGCGATGGAATTTTAAGGAGATCCGGAAATTTATAGTGGCACAAAATATGTTCTCCTTAGAAGCTGGCAGGAAGAGCTCTTTAGGAGAAGGCACTTTCACCTTCCTCACTGAAGAG GCTGAAACTATCAGGAGGATGGTCGACTTAAAGAAGGAAGcgttgaaagagaaaatgagaaaaacaagcTTTCATCCTAAGCCAaatacattaccaccaccagtacagtCACATGCATTTCCACAACCATCAGCCCAGTATGCTCCAAGAACAGAGAATATCAATACATGCAAAGATACAACCTACAATTCTCACGAAGAGCTAATGATGATGTCCTACAATGCCAAACGAAAACCATGTACTGCTGGCAAT GTATGCCATCAGCAATTGGTACGACCCAAACAAGACGGTCACTATTTAACAGGCAGGCCAATTGTCCCTACCAGAAGTGGCTGGTCTTCATCCAACAGTCAGGGTATCAATTCATCTGCTGAAAATGACACCGAACATGTCATTGATCAAGGTCAGATCTATTCTGAaccagaaataataagaaacgcCTGGGAGCACCATGGCTACAATGATGATGCTGGAG ACTCAGACATGTACAGCAACCTGGAGTTCACCCTAAAACAAAAG GAAGCAGGAGATGAAAATCACTACTGGAGCGGTGAGACAGCAAATGCTCCTGGAAATATAAGACAGGATACACAAGACAATGTAAAAGAAGACATTTATGCAGTAGTTGATtattcaatgaaaaaaaaaaaaaaatag
- the LOC123505045 gene encoding docking protein 1-like isoform X1, with the protein MATLSKKSGLPSNVTMGVYEGTLNLYRKGALRKIKKYYTTLIAPSQSGLARLEFYENEKHSLSLEPIFMVLGSEVVKVERITLKEKEMRNAFLIGTKDQHYTFFVSTSGECDKWVEYIQKTLLEKVHVPGDTILKENTAGISVNEIYESIGNVPCQKTEFMVGSDQTTQARLGVCGNIKLVVEDESICLITPSMKMIVRWNFKEIRKFIVAQNMFSLEAGRKSSLGEGTFTFLTEEAETIRRMVDLKKEALKEKMRKTSFHPKPNTLPPPVQSHAFPQPSAQYAPRTENINTCKDTTYNSHEELMMMSYNAKRKPCTAGNVCHQQLVRPKQDGHYLTGRPIVPTRSGWSSSNSQGINSSAENDTEHVIDQGQIYSEPEIIRNAWEHHGYNDDAGDSDMYSNLEFTLKQKEAGDENHYWSGETANAPGNIRQDTQDNVKEDIYAVVDYSMKKKKK; encoded by the exons ATCAAGAAGTATTACACCACGCTGATCGCCCCCTCTCAAAGTGGCTTGGCGCGGCTCGAGTTTTATGAGAATGAGAAACACTCGCTGTCCCTGGAACCCATTTTCATGGTGCTAGGCTCtgaagtggtgaaggtggagaggattacattgaaagagaaagaaatgagaaacgcTTTCTTG ATCGGCACCAAGGATCAGCATTACACATTCTTTGTCAGCACTTCCGGTGAATGTGACAAGTGGGTGGAG TATATCCAGAAGACATTGCTTGAAAAAGTACATGTTCCAGGGGATACTATATTGAAGGAAAACACTGCCGGTATTTCTGTCAATGAAATCTACGAATCTATTGGCAACG TTCCCTGTCAGAAGACTGAATTCATGGTAGGAAGTGATCAAACTACCCAAGCCAGGCTGGGAGTGTGTGGGAACATCAAACTGGTGGTAGAGGACGAGAGTATCTGCCTCATCACTCCTTCCATGAAAATGATTGTGCGATGGAATTTTAAGGAGATCCGGAAATTTATAGTGGCACAAAATATGTTCTCCTTAGAAGCTGGCAGGAAGAGCTCTTTAGGAGAAGGCACTTTCACCTTCCTCACTGAAGAG GCTGAAACTATCAGGAGGATGGTCGACTTAAAGAAGGAAGcgttgaaagagaaaatgagaaaaacaagcTTTCATCCTAAGCCAaatacattaccaccaccagtacagtCACATGCATTTCCACAACCATCAGCCCAGTATGCTCCAAGAACAGAGAATATCAATACATGCAAAGATACAACCTACAATTCTCACGAAGAGCTAATGATGATGTCCTACAATGCCAAACGAAAACCATGTACTGCTGGCAAT GTATGCCATCAGCAATTGGTACGACCCAAACAAGACGGTCACTATTTAACAGGCAGGCCAATTGTCCCTACCAGAAGTGGCTGGTCTTCATCCAACAGTCAGGGTATCAATTCATCTGCTGAAAATGACACCGAACATGTCATTGATCAAGGTCAGATCTATTCTGAaccagaaataataagaaacgcCTGGGAGCACCATGGCTACAATGATGATGCTGGAG ACTCAGACATGTACAGCAACCTGGAGTTCACCCTAAAACAAAAG GAAGCAGGAGATGAAAATCACTACTGGAGCGGTGAGACAGCAAATGCTCCTGGAAATATAAGACAGGATACACAAGACAATGTAAAAGAAGACATTTATGCAGTAGTTGATtattcaatgaaaaaaaaaaaaaaatag
- the LOC123505045 gene encoding docking protein 1-like isoform X2 yields the protein MATLSKKSGLPSNVTMGVYEGTLNLYRKGALRKIKKYYTTLIAPSQSGLARLEFYENEKHSLSLEPIFMVLGSEVVKVERITLKEKEMRNAFLYIQKTLLEKVHVPGDTILKENTAGISVNEIYESIGNVPCQKTEFMVGSDQTTQARLGVCGNIKLVVEDESICLITPSMKMIVRWNFKEIRKFIVAQNMFSLEAGRKSSLGEGTFTFLTEEAETIRRMVDLKKEALKEKMRKTSFHPKPNTLPPPVQSHAFPQPSAQYAPRTENINTCKDTTYNSHEELMMMSYNAKRKPCTAGNVCHQQLVRPKQDGHYLTGRPIVPTRSGWSSSNSQGINSSAENDTEHVIDQGQIYSEPEIIRNAWEHHGYNDDAGDSDMYSNLEFTLKQKEAGDENHYWSGETANAPGNIRQDTQDNVKEDIYAVVDYSMKKKKK from the exons ATCAAGAAGTATTACACCACGCTGATCGCCCCCTCTCAAAGTGGCTTGGCGCGGCTCGAGTTTTATGAGAATGAGAAACACTCGCTGTCCCTGGAACCCATTTTCATGGTGCTAGGCTCtgaagtggtgaaggtggagaggattacattgaaagagaaagaaatgagaaacgcTTTCTTG TATATCCAGAAGACATTGCTTGAAAAAGTACATGTTCCAGGGGATACTATATTGAAGGAAAACACTGCCGGTATTTCTGTCAATGAAATCTACGAATCTATTGGCAACG TTCCCTGTCAGAAGACTGAATTCATGGTAGGAAGTGATCAAACTACCCAAGCCAGGCTGGGAGTGTGTGGGAACATCAAACTGGTGGTAGAGGACGAGAGTATCTGCCTCATCACTCCTTCCATGAAAATGATTGTGCGATGGAATTTTAAGGAGATCCGGAAATTTATAGTGGCACAAAATATGTTCTCCTTAGAAGCTGGCAGGAAGAGCTCTTTAGGAGAAGGCACTTTCACCTTCCTCACTGAAGAG GCTGAAACTATCAGGAGGATGGTCGACTTAAAGAAGGAAGcgttgaaagagaaaatgagaaaaacaagcTTTCATCCTAAGCCAaatacattaccaccaccagtacagtCACATGCATTTCCACAACCATCAGCCCAGTATGCTCCAAGAACAGAGAATATCAATACATGCAAAGATACAACCTACAATTCTCACGAAGAGCTAATGATGATGTCCTACAATGCCAAACGAAAACCATGTACTGCTGGCAAT GTATGCCATCAGCAATTGGTACGACCCAAACAAGACGGTCACTATTTAACAGGCAGGCCAATTGTCCCTACCAGAAGTGGCTGGTCTTCATCCAACAGTCAGGGTATCAATTCATCTGCTGAAAATGACACCGAACATGTCATTGATCAAGGTCAGATCTATTCTGAaccagaaataataagaaacgcCTGGGAGCACCATGGCTACAATGATGATGCTGGAG ACTCAGACATGTACAGCAACCTGGAGTTCACCCTAAAACAAAAG GAAGCAGGAGATGAAAATCACTACTGGAGCGGTGAGACAGCAAATGCTCCTGGAAATATAAGACAGGATACACAAGACAATGTAAAAGAAGACATTTATGCAGTAGTTGATtattcaatgaaaaaaaaaaaaaaatag